Proteins co-encoded in one Dehalogenimonas sp. WBC-2 genomic window:
- the comEC/rec2 gene encoding competence protein ComEC/Rec2 (DNA internalization-related competence protein ComEC/Rec2), whose amino-acid sequence MALITLSLAWVLGVWLGSQLAPSPLWFFAALLPLSLVGLRRWRGKAVVACLALLLIVGGALFNSSTGADFDENSIGWYVGDTAAVTIEGIVSRMPEDKEKSQALRLADITIATPDGLRAVSGTVMVYLPPFPQFRYGDRITVTGKLLEPPVFDTFDWRAYLARDEVYATVLYPSVGSVDPGHGNAVLSAIYSVRHNMADGLSAVLPEPYASLAQGLTLGIRSNIPAEVKDSFAVSGTSHLLAISGLHLGIIAGAILLLARGVLGRRGYWYVWLAMAAIWGFVVLSGLAPPVVRGAVMASVFLLAEFFGRQKSALPALCFAAALMVAANPQVLWSASFQMSFAAMAGLLFLLPPLTGIVRRLTARFPGESSRFHGIAYILGQGLAVTTAAVAGVLPLIAYYFGNVSLVGGIATLAAMPVVPLVIFGGLLTGAAAILSPVFAVPFAAVSWLGLVYLLAVVELFAQVPAISVGEFDAGWVWGAYALLGVVVWWLARWQRRLGMVESPGPIKMGLPGKFALPSLILIVALTATGIVAPADHRLQVSFLNVGQGDAIYIRTPSGQDILIDGGPSPQRLAQELGKKMPFWNRTIELVVSTHADADHLTGLLEALKRYKVLQIVDPGVPSDTDLYREWQSLIEDKKVPDSAVMAGQSIKLKGGLEFAVLNPINTVTDDTNLASVVLSLTYGDVSFLFTGDLPMEGEMELIYRRLLPDTTVLKVAHHGSGGSSSAAFLSVSRPELSVIPVGKNNYGHPKDEVVAALEQICLEGGVYRTDTSGTVTFLTDGRTLWLQTH is encoded by the coding sequence TTGGCGCTGATAACCCTGTCGCTGGCCTGGGTGCTGGGCGTCTGGCTGGGTTCCCAACTGGCGCCCTCCCCGCTGTGGTTTTTTGCTGCGTTGCTCCCTTTATCCTTGGTCGGTTTGAGACGGTGGCGCGGCAAAGCTGTGGTTGCCTGCCTGGCGCTTTTATTGATCGTCGGCGGCGCTCTTTTTAATAGTTCGACCGGGGCTGATTTCGATGAAAACAGTATCGGCTGGTATGTTGGCGACACCGCCGCCGTCACCATCGAGGGCATCGTCAGCCGTATGCCGGAGGATAAAGAGAAGTCACAGGCTTTGCGCCTCGCCGATATCACCATTGCGACTCCGGACGGTTTGCGCGCGGTCTCCGGCACTGTCATGGTCTATCTGCCGCCATTCCCCCAATTCCGTTACGGCGACCGCATCACAGTAACTGGCAAACTGCTGGAACCGCCGGTGTTCGACACTTTTGACTGGCGCGCTTACCTCGCCCGCGATGAGGTTTATGCCACTGTTCTTTACCCCTCCGTCGGCTCTGTTGATCCGGGCCATGGTAACGCGGTTTTGTCGGCCATCTATTCCGTGCGCCACAATATGGCCGACGGTTTGTCCGCCGTCCTGCCTGAACCATATGCCTCACTGGCGCAGGGTCTGACCCTCGGCATCCGTTCCAACATCCCCGCTGAGGTCAAAGACAGTTTTGCTGTCTCGGGCACGTCGCATCTGCTGGCCATATCCGGTTTGCATCTGGGGATCATCGCCGGAGCGATCCTCCTGCTTGCGCGGGGAGTCCTGGGTCGCCGCGGCTATTGGTACGTTTGGCTGGCGATGGCTGCCATCTGGGGTTTTGTGGTGCTTTCAGGCCTGGCGCCGCCGGTCGTCCGCGGTGCCGTCATGGCCTCGGTCTTCCTGCTGGCCGAATTTTTCGGGCGGCAGAAATCGGCGCTGCCTGCCCTGTGTTTTGCCGCAGCCCTGATGGTCGCCGCTAATCCGCAGGTGTTATGGTCGGCTTCCTTTCAGATGAGTTTTGCCGCCATGGCCGGGCTGCTCTTCCTTTTACCGCCGCTCACCGGAATCGTCCGCCGTCTGACCGCCCGTTTTCCTGGCGAATCCAGCCGTTTCCACGGAATCGCATACATTCTTGGCCAGGGATTGGCGGTAACCACCGCTGCCGTAGCTGGTGTACTGCCGCTCATTGCTTATTATTTCGGCAACGTTTCTCTGGTTGGCGGCATCGCAACCCTGGCCGCCATGCCTGTAGTTCCGTTGGTCATTTTCGGCGGTCTCCTCACCGGCGCCGCCGCTATCTTGAGTCCGGTCTTTGCCGTGCCTTTTGCCGCCGTCAGCTGGCTGGGGCTGGTTTACCTTCTGGCTGTTGTAGAGCTTTTTGCCCAGGTGCCGGCCATCTCAGTCGGGGAGTTCGACGCGGGCTGGGTCTGGGGTGCTTATGCGTTGCTGGGGGTGGTTGTCTGGTGGCTGGCACGCTGGCAGCGGCGGCTTGGGATGGTCGAAAGTCCTGGCCCGATCAAAATGGGACTACCGGGGAAATTCGCTCTACCATCGCTGATTCTGATAGTAGCATTGACCGCGACGGGAATCGTGGCTCCCGCTGACCACCGCTTGCAGGTCAGTTTTCTGAACGTCGGCCAGGGAGATGCCATCTATATCCGCACCCCGTCCGGACAGGATATCCTCATTGACGGCGGCCCGTCGCCGCAGCGGTTGGCGCAGGAACTGGGTAAGAAGATGCCGTTTTGGAATCGTACCATCGAACTCGTTGTCTCTACCCACGCCGACGCCGATCACTTGACCGGTCTGCTGGAAGCCTTGAAACGGTACAAGGTGCTGCAGATAGTAGACCCCGGTGTTCCGTCTGACACCGATCTTTACCGGGAGTGGCAAAGCTTGATAGAAGATAAAAAGGTGCCGGACTCCGCTGTGATGGCGGGACAGAGCATTAAGCTCAAAGGCGGTCTGGAGTTTGCAGTTCTGAACCCCATCAATACCGTCACTGATGACACAAACCTTGCCTCGGTAGTCCTGAGTTTGACCTACGGCGATGTGTCGTTCCTCTTCACTGGTGATTTACCGATGGAAGGGGAAATGGAACTCATTTATCGCCGTCTTTTGCCCGATACCACGGTGCTGAAAGTGGCTCATCATGGCTCGGGCGGCTCTAGTTCCGCCGCTTTTCTTTCGGTCAGCAGACCGGAATTGTCGGTCATTCCGGTGGGTAAAAACAACTACGGCCATCCAAAAGATGAAGTGGTTGCAGCCCTGGAACAGATCTGCCTGGAGGGTGGAGTTTACCGCACCGATACCTCCGGCACCGTCACTTTCCTCACTGATGGCCGGACGCTGTGGCTACAAACACACTAA
- a CDS encoding 2-heptaprenyl-14-naphthoquinone methyltransferase produces the protein MISSFYSIFIDRAMRQLRHAIPEFAGMKTGEQALDVCCGTGDQAVYYAKRGLNTWGIDLDDKMIAVAGSRKKNYGKDNLNFRVADAAALPFDDGVFDYTTVSLALHEKPLALQQQVVGEMRRVTKKGGAVVLADFGVPSGWFIRLIEWLVGGEHYACFKVYQASGGLETLAESLKLNIEKRGGVMGRGMALFLIRN, from the coding sequence TTGATCTCCAGTTTCTACTCTATTTTTATTGACCGGGCCATGCGGCAGTTACGGCACGCCATACCGGAGTTCGCCGGAATGAAAACGGGTGAACAGGCGCTTGACGTCTGTTGCGGCACCGGTGACCAGGCGGTATATTACGCCAAACGCGGCCTGAACACCTGGGGCATTGACCTGGATGACAAGATGATCGCGGTGGCCGGTTCAAGAAAGAAAAATTACGGCAAAGATAACCTGAATTTCCGGGTGGCCGACGCCGCGGCGCTACCCTTTGATGACGGGGTATTTGATTACACAACGGTTTCTCTGGCTTTGCATGAAAAACCATTGGCGCTGCAGCAGCAAGTTGTAGGCGAGATGCGCCGGGTAACAAAGAAGGGTGGAGCGGTTGTCCTGGCCGATTTTGGAGTGCCGTCGGGATGGTTTATCCGCCTTATAGAATGGCTGGTAGGCGGTGAACATTACGCCTGTTTCAAAGTTTATCAGGCCAGCGGCGGTTTAGAAACACTGGCAGAATCATTAAAACTCAATATTGAGAAACGCGGCGGGGTCATGGGCCGCGGTATGGCTTTATTTCTTATCAGGAATTAA
- a CDS encoding prolipoprotein diacylglyceryl transferase, whose translation MSFELGPLTIHLYGLMLALGALAAVTVAYIETKRRGENTDQLFNMALIVLPLGIIGARAYHVIDKWDFYSQNPDQIIGGAGLGIFGAVIGGAVGLLIYTTWRGLKKLRWFDILAPGLLLAQSIGRWGNYFNQELYGYPTDLPWGIFIDPANRLPGFEQYTHFHPMFLYESLWNLSGFIFLMVVGRKWRNRLKDGDIFLLYLIYYGAGRFLLEGFKIDVWSVGGVPTARWITGAAVIISAGILWYRHRRPVPTEDLNDSV comes from the coding sequence ATGTCTTTTGAACTTGGCCCCCTGACCATACATCTTTACGGACTCATGCTGGCGCTGGGAGCGCTGGCAGCTGTTACCGTTGCCTATATTGAAACCAAGCGTCGCGGTGAAAACACCGATCAGCTGTTCAACATGGCGTTGATTGTGTTGCCGTTAGGCATTATAGGGGCGCGGGCTTACCACGTCATTGATAAATGGGATTTCTACTCTCAAAACCCAGACCAAATCATAGGTGGCGCAGGTTTGGGCATATTCGGTGCGGTTATCGGCGGCGCAGTGGGGCTCCTGATCTACACCACCTGGCGTGGCCTAAAGAAATTGCGATGGTTCGACATCCTGGCGCCGGGTCTCCTACTGGCTCAATCAATCGGACGTTGGGGCAACTATTTCAACCAGGAATTATACGGCTATCCCACCGACTTGCCCTGGGGTATCTTCATCGATCCAGCCAACCGCCTGCCAGGATTTGAACAATATACCCACTTCCACCCGATGTTTCTATACGAGTCTTTGTGGAACCTCTCGGGCTTCATTTTCCTGATGGTCGTAGGTCGTAAATGGCGCAACCGTCTAAAAGACGGTGACATCTTTCTGCTTTACCTCATCTACTACGGTGCTGGCCGTTTCTTACTGGAAGGCTTTAAGATTGATGTCTGGTCGGTAGGCGGCGTCCCAACAGCTCGCTGGATCACCGGTGCCGCCGTCATCATCAGTGCTGGCATCCTCTGGTACCGCCATCGACGGCCTGTCCCAACTGAAGACCTAAACGACAGCGTTTAG
- a CDS encoding NifU-like domain protein gives MVFLRIWLRLKRAALKESHMQEKVQEVLDKVRPSLQADGGDVELIEVKDGVVKVKLKGACAGCPMSQMTLKNGIERILKREIPEVKEVVSAA, from the coding sequence ATGGTATTTTTGAGGATATGGTTGCGTTTGAAACGCGCCGCTTTGAAGGAGTCTCACATGCAGGAAAAGGTTCAGGAAGTCCTTGATAAAGTCCGTCCCAGCCTACAGGCTGACGGTGGTGATGTTGAACTTATTGAGGTTAAAGACGGCGTGGTCAAGGTGAAACTTAAAGGCGCCTGCGCCGGTTGCCCCATGTCCCAGATGACCCTGAAGAATGGCATAGAGCGGATTCTCAAACGTGAGATCCCTGAAGTAAAAGAGGTCGTTTCGGCCGCCTAG
- a CDS encoding aspartokinase: MAIIVQKYGGTSVGNAERIRAVARRIVDTTERGHQVVAVVSAMGDSTDDLIELARSLTNTPDPRELDLLMSTGEIVSSTMLAMALKHMGHDAISLSGAQAGIKTDGSHSSARITSIEPERIHRELHKGRIVIVAGFQGITDGMEVTTLGRGGSDTSAVALAAILGAEICERFTDVDGVYTADPRMVPDARRLKEISYDEMLELATYGAKIMHPRAVELGQIYNIPILVASSFNDNPGTMIRGGTMEIRNKVSGIAHDLDVAKITLVGIPDKPGIAAALFEPLAKSGVSVDTIVQNASVAHITDMTFTVAESSLVKAMDVVRPIAEELGAVHIAADPNIGKVSIVGTGIQNTPGYAAKMFRTLYDAGINIDLISTSEIRITVLIDEGRVKEAVQALHKAFELETEE, encoded by the coding sequence ATGGCAATTATCGTGCAAAAATATGGCGGTACATCGGTTGGCAACGCTGAGCGTATCCGCGCCGTGGCCCGTCGCATTGTTGATACCACGGAAAGGGGACACCAGGTGGTTGCGGTGGTTTCGGCCATGGGGGATTCTACCGATGACCTTATTGAACTGGCGCGCTCTCTCACCAACACGCCAGACCCCCGCGAACTTGACCTGCTGATGTCCACCGGTGAGATTGTGTCCTCCACCATGCTGGCCATGGCGCTTAAGCACATGGGGCATGATGCCATCAGCCTGTCCGGCGCTCAGGCCGGTATTAAAACAGACGGTTCCCATTCCAGTGCCCGTATTACCAGCATTGAGCCTGAACGGATCCACCGTGAACTGCATAAAGGACGCATTGTCATTGTGGCTGGTTTTCAGGGCATAACCGACGGTATGGAAGTAACCACCCTGGGACGCGGCGGTTCAGATACCTCCGCCGTTGCTCTGGCAGCGATTCTGGGTGCTGAAATCTGCGAACGCTTTACCGATGTGGACGGGGTCTATACTGCAGACCCGCGGATGGTGCCCGACGCACGGAGGCTCAAAGAGATCAGCTACGATGAGATGCTGGAACTGGCAACTTACGGCGCCAAGATAATGCACCCGCGCGCCGTTGAGCTGGGGCAAATCTACAATATACCGATATTAGTGGCTTCAAGTTTTAATGACAACCCCGGCACCATGATACGCGGAGGAACAATGGAAATCAGGAACAAAGTAAGCGGCATTGCACATGACCTGGATGTGGCAAAAATAACACTGGTGGGTATACCGGATAAGCCAGGCATTGCCGCGGCTCTTTTTGAGCCGCTGGCTAAATCAGGTGTCAGCGTTGATACCATCGTCCAAAACGCCAGCGTGGCGCACATCACTGATATGACTTTCACCGTGGCTGAATCCAGCCTGGTAAAGGCGATGGATGTGGTCAGACCCATCGCTGAAGAATTAGGTGCAGTCCATATCGCCGCTGACCCGAACATCGGCAAGGTGAGCATTGTCGGTACCGGCATTCAAAACACTCCGGGTTATGCCGCCAAGATGTTCCGCACGTTGTACGACGCCGGCATCAATATCGACCTGATCTCCACCTCAGAAATCCGCATCACCGTACTCATTGATGAAGGCCGGGTCAAAGAGGCGGTGCAGGCGCTGCATAAGGCCTTCGAACTGGAAACAGAAGAATAA
- a CDS encoding acetyltransferase GNAT family, with translation MADNEAVSRYIPTIPHPYPHRAAVEWLSTHQEKFDEGKEVIFAITDKTNDKLMGAIGLILTQEHHRGEIGYWLNPECWGQSYMTEAAKAVLSYGFNTINLKTIIAHHLRPNTVSGRVMQHLGMKYEGCRRKFYFHRGEYVDVVLYSILKEEFAG, from the coding sequence TTGGCTGATAACGAAGCAGTATCACGCTACATCCCGACCATACCCCATCCCTACCCGCACCGTGCGGCGGTGGAATGGCTGTCAACGCATCAGGAAAAATTTGACGAAGGCAAAGAAGTAATTTTTGCGATAACCGACAAAACAAATGACAAATTAATGGGCGCGATCGGGTTGATCCTGACACAAGAGCACCATCGCGGCGAGATCGGCTACTGGCTGAATCCTGAATGCTGGGGCCAGTCTTATATGACCGAGGCGGCCAAGGCAGTTCTCAGTTATGGTTTTAACACTATTAACCTCAAAACGATAATCGCGCATCACCTCCGCCCAAATACAGTTTCCGGCCGGGTGATGCAACATCTTGGTATGAAGTACGAGGGTTGCCGCCGTAAATTCTATTTCCACCGCGGCGAATACGTGGATGTGGTGTTATATAGCATTCTTAAAGAAGAGTTTGCCGGTTGA
- a CDS encoding ferric uptake regulation protein yields MTTQRKILNEIKTAGYKLTPQRRTIIGAMIGSGAPTTPQALHAALLPEHPDIGLVTVYRTIELLQKLGLLCRFQHDDSTVTTFKAGPPEHHHHLVCRSCGEVVNLSGHCPVELEAALERETGYRITEHQLAFSGYCRNCRKD; encoded by the coding sequence ATGACGACACAGCGGAAAATACTCAATGAAATTAAGACTGCCGGCTACAAGCTTACGCCGCAGCGCCGTACTATCATTGGTGCAATGATCGGTAGTGGCGCGCCCACCACCCCCCAGGCGTTGCATGCCGCATTACTGCCCGAACACCCGGATATCGGGCTGGTGACCGTTTACCGCACCATTGAGTTGTTACAAAAACTGGGCCTGTTATGCCGTTTCCAACACGATGATAGTACCGTCACCACCTTCAAGGCCGGACCGCCAGAGCACCATCACCACCTGGTCTGCCGCAGTTGCGGCGAAGTGGTGAATCTCTCGGGACATTGCCCGGTAGAACTTGAAGCAGCGTTAGAGCGAGAGACCGGTTATCGCATCACCGAGCACCAACTCGCATTCAGCGGCTACTGTCGCAACTGTAGGAAGGATTGA
- a CDS encoding hypothetical protein (efflux pump antibiotic resistance protein): protein MLPHSILPPAATSSARRAALIASTLASFLTPFMGSSVNIALPAIGKEFGLDAVNLGWVATTYILAAAVFLLPFGRLADIKGRRLIFTWGLAVYTVTSLAIAFSQSGAQLIALRVAQGVGGAMLFGTGVAILTSVFPPSERGKVLGLNAAAVYTGLSLGPTAGGLLTSAFGWRSIFYASAALALFALFFILTRLKTEWQEASGEGFDLKGAIIYGVALTTLMLGFSELPDPTGFILIGGGAIGMMLFLVLETRTIHPMLSVDLFRHNHVFAFSNAATLINYSATFATGFLLSLYLQYVKGFSPAEAGLILVPQPILMAIISPYAGRLADRIDARMLASIGMGVSAAGLGLMIFINETTSLLYIIAALIVLGIGFGLFSSPNTAAVMGAVQRKQYGVASATLSTMRLVGQMLSLGIALLLFALIIGRVQVSPEVHAELVTSIRIAFSIFTGLCVLGVFASLPRNKARDNA from the coding sequence ATGCTGCCGCATTCTATATTACCGCCTGCCGCCACCAGCTCTGCGCGCCGCGCCGCCTTGATTGCGTCAACCCTGGCGTCATTCCTGACACCATTCATGGGCTCATCGGTCAACATCGCCCTGCCGGCCATCGGTAAGGAGTTCGGACTCGACGCGGTCAACCTGGGCTGGGTGGCCACCACTTATATACTGGCTGCCGCAGTATTCCTGCTGCCTTTCGGGCGGCTGGCCGATATCAAGGGGCGCCGGCTGATATTCACCTGGGGACTGGCGGTCTACACCGTCACCTCCCTCGCCATCGCCTTCAGCCAGAGCGGAGCCCAGCTTATCGCGCTGAGGGTGGCCCAGGGAGTGGGCGGGGCGATGCTTTTCGGTACCGGCGTGGCTATCCTGACATCCGTCTTCCCGCCTTCCGAGCGAGGCAAAGTGCTGGGACTGAACGCGGCGGCGGTTTATACCGGCCTGTCGCTGGGGCCAACGGCTGGCGGTCTGCTGACCAGTGCTTTCGGCTGGCGCTCGATATTTTACGCTTCGGCGGCGCTGGCCCTTTTTGCCCTCTTTTTCATCCTGACCCGGCTTAAAACAGAATGGCAGGAGGCTAGTGGAGAGGGCTTCGATCTTAAAGGTGCGATTATATATGGTGTTGCCCTCACCACACTTATGCTGGGCTTCTCAGAGTTACCCGACCCGACCGGATTTATCCTGATAGGCGGCGGAGCTATCGGCATGATGCTATTCCTGGTTCTCGAAACCAGAACAATTCACCCGATGCTATCGGTCGACCTGTTCCGCCACAATCACGTTTTCGCTTTTTCCAACGCCGCCACACTGATTAATTATTCGGCAACCTTCGCCACCGGGTTTCTGCTTTCCCTCTATCTGCAGTACGTTAAGGGTTTTTCACCCGCGGAGGCGGGGTTGATCCTGGTGCCACAGCCAATACTGATGGCAATTATATCGCCGTATGCCGGACGACTTGCCGACCGCATCGACGCCAGGATGCTGGCCTCTATCGGGATGGGAGTATCAGCGGCAGGCCTGGGACTGATGATCTTCATTAACGAAACGACTTCCTTACTCTACATCATCGCCGCCCTCATCGTGCTGGGCATCGGTTTCGGCCTTTTCTCCTCGCCCAACACTGCCGCGGTCATGGGCGCGGTTCAGCGCAAGCAATACGGCGTGGCATCGGCGACCCTGTCGACGATGCGGCTGGTCGGCCAGATGCTGTCGCTCGGTATCGCCCTGCTGCTGTTCGCCCTTATCATCGGCCGCGTCCAGGTCTCTCCGGAGGTTCACGCCGAGTTGGTAACCAGCATCCGCATCGCCTTCAGCATCTTCACCGGCTTATGCGTCCTGGGTGTCTTCGCCTCACTGCCGCGGAACAAAGCACGCGACAACGCCTGA
- the znuA gene encoding zinc ABC transporter ZnuA gives MMSGCRNDNTESKSVVVTHSILGSVVKELVGDEATVTVLIPNGSDLHDWEPSARDIEKVNQAGLVVRNGLNLEQGLEATLASAENQGVKLFTATDYITVRHVGLGEGIPGDDPDQQIGAADPHFWVDPVAMKSVVTALAAELKATIGINVDVRAADLETRLDSLNSEITALVAGVAPDDRKLVTGHESMGYFADRYSFQLVGAVIPNLSTQAEVSAADIAALIKLIKANPVKAIFAESGTSAAVVQTVSDATGVQIVELTTHRLAADGSYFTFMSNLAVTIADALK, from the coding sequence ATGATGTCCGGCTGCCGGAACGATAACACCGAGTCAAAATCGGTCGTCGTTACTCATTCCATCCTCGGTTCTGTGGTCAAAGAACTTGTCGGAGATGAGGCGACGGTCACCGTGCTGATCCCCAACGGCTCCGACCTCCATGACTGGGAACCTTCAGCCCGTGATATTGAAAAAGTCAACCAGGCTGGCCTCGTTGTCCGTAATGGCCTCAACTTGGAACAGGGACTGGAGGCCACACTGGCTTCGGCTGAAAATCAGGGGGTAAAGCTTTTCACCGCCACCGACTATATAACCGTCCGCCACGTCGGCCTCGGTGAGGGTATCCCCGGTGACGACCCTGATCAGCAGATTGGCGCCGCCGACCCTCACTTTTGGGTAGACCCCGTGGCTATGAAAAGCGTCGTCACCGCTCTGGCTGCTGAACTTAAAGCTACAATAGGTATCAATGTTGACGTCCGCGCCGCTGACTTAGAAACCAGACTTGACAGCTTAAACAGCGAAATCACCGCGCTGGTGGCCGGGGTAGCGCCCGACGACCGCAAGCTGGTCACCGGGCATGAATCCATGGGCTATTTCGCTGACCGTTACAGTTTCCAGTTAGTCGGTGCCGTCATTCCCAATCTCTCGACTCAAGCCGAGGTTTCGGCAGCAGACATCGCGGCACTCATTAAGCTGATTAAGGCAAACCCGGTCAAGGCCATCTTCGCCGAAAGCGGAACATCCGCGGCAGTGGTGCAAACTGTATCAGATGCGACGGGGGTCCAGATCGTGGAACTGACCACCCACCGCCTGGCGGCGGACGGCTCTTACTTCACCTTTATGTCAAATTTAGCCGTAACCATCGCCGATGCGCTAAAATAA
- a CDS encoding nucleoside triphosphate pyrophosphohydrolase, producing MEKVREFQTLVDIINRLRSPGGCPWDREQTHLSIRDSLLEECYEVLEALDTSNTQELKTELGDLLLQVVFHARIAAENGDFTINDVIEGIVSKLVRRHPHVFGDNDAKDSTEVLQHWEAIKKMERPERTSMLDGVPKALPALAYSQDIQGRVSRVGFDWKDDQGVLDKLTEEIIELKNSKTAAEQEEEFGDVLFTMVNYARHQGINSESALRGANRKFYERFKKMENYCYDQGVAFKELSFQQQNELWERMKAEG from the coding sequence TTGGAGAAAGTCAGAGAGTTCCAGACATTAGTTGATATCATTAACAGACTGCGGTCCCCGGGCGGCTGCCCCTGGGACCGGGAGCAGACTCACCTTTCCATCCGCGACAGCCTGTTGGAAGAGTGCTACGAAGTACTGGAAGCACTTGATACCAGTAATACGCAAGAACTCAAGACCGAACTCGGCGACCTTTTATTGCAGGTGGTTTTTCACGCGAGGATAGCGGCCGAGAACGGGGATTTCACCATAAATGACGTCATTGAGGGCATAGTGTCCAAACTGGTACGCCGTCACCCGCATGTTTTTGGAGATAATGATGCAAAAGACTCCACTGAGGTGCTACAGCACTGGGAAGCCATCAAGAAGATGGAACGGCCGGAGCGGACCTCCATGCTGGACGGAGTCCCTAAGGCACTGCCAGCGCTGGCATACAGTCAGGATATCCAGGGACGTGTGTCAAGGGTTGGATTTGATTGGAAAGACGATCAGGGAGTCCTTGATAAGCTAACCGAAGAGATCATAGAACTGAAAAACTCAAAGACGGCCGCGGAACAGGAAGAAGAGTTCGGCGATGTGCTGTTCACCATGGTCAACTACGCCAGACACCAGGGGATCAACTCGGAAAGCGCCCTAAGGGGCGCCAACCGCAAATTCTATGAGCGTTTCAAAAAGATGGAGAATTACTGCTACGATCAGGGGGTGGCCTTCAAGGAACTCTCTTTCCAGCAGCAAAACGAACTGTGGGAGAGGATGAAAGCAGAGGGTTAA
- a CDS encoding Homoserine kinase-like protein, with the protein MKYVVLIIDGASGWPVESLGGKTCLEAAITPNLDQMARRSTVGMTGTVPEGMEPSSACACMSVLGYNPRVFYKGRAAIEARSLNISVEPDETVFRANLVTITGGVMRSYAAGHITSEESASIIDTLNQKLGTAGQQFFPGVGYRHILKIKGHPEALNSICTPPHDIPDQVVEPHLPRGEGSELLRDIMTASAEVLKDHPVNLSRIAQGKSPATSLWLFWGCGPLPEMPSFTDRYGVSATITSGVDLLRGLGQMQGMDVLCIDGVTDNIDNDYVRQMEEALKALDTYDMVVVHVEAPDEAGHAGNVDEKVKSIEAIDRDMVGQLRNYKGEKLRVLVMPDHPTPISIRTHAAEPVPFMIWGSGVRTSGARRFTEAEAKSTGTTVTEAHYLMSMVVRG; encoded by the coding sequence ATGAAGTATGTGGTGCTTATCATTGACGGAGCCTCCGGCTGGCCGGTGGAATCTCTTGGCGGCAAGACCTGTTTGGAAGCAGCCATTACCCCCAATTTAGACCAAATGGCGCGCCGCAGCACTGTGGGTATGACCGGTACGGTGCCCGAAGGCATGGAACCTTCCAGTGCCTGCGCCTGTATGTCGGTCCTTGGCTATAACCCCCGGGTTTTTTATAAAGGCCGCGCCGCCATCGAAGCCAGAAGCCTGAATATCAGTGTCGAGCCGGATGAAACCGTGTTCCGCGCCAATCTGGTGACGATCACCGGCGGCGTCATGCGAAGCTATGCCGCCGGGCATATTACCTCAGAGGAATCGGCCTCTATCATCGACACATTGAATCAGAAACTGGGCACTGCCGGACAGCAATTCTTCCCGGGTGTCGGCTACCGGCACATACTGAAAATCAAAGGCCATCCGGAAGCGCTCAATTCCATCTGCACCCCACCCCACGATATCCCGGACCAAGTGGTTGAACCTCACCTGCCCCGCGGCGAGGGCAGCGAATTGTTACGTGACATTATGACTGCTTCAGCCGAGGTGCTTAAAGATCACCCCGTCAACCTGAGCAGGATAGCCCAGGGTAAATCACCAGCCACCAGTCTTTGGCTGTTCTGGGGTTGCGGCCCACTGCCCGAAATGCCGTCATTTACCGACCGGTATGGCGTAAGCGCCACTATAACTTCCGGCGTGGACCTGCTGCGGGGACTGGGGCAGATGCAGGGCATGGATGTATTGTGTATTGATGGAGTGACCGACAATATAGATAACGACTACGTCCGTCAAATGGAAGAAGCCCTAAAGGCGCTGGATACTTATGACATGGTAGTAGTCCACGTAGAAGCCCCGGATGAGGCCGGTCACGCCGGCAACGTTGACGAGAAGGTCAAATCCATTGAGGCTATAGACCGGGATATGGTCGGCCAGTTGCGGAACTATAAGGGTGAAAAACTGCGCGTTCTGGTCATGCCGGACCATCCTACCCCTATCAGTATCCGCACCCATGCCGCCGAACCAGTGCCATTCATGATCTGGGGCTCCGGTGTAAGGACCTCCGGCGCGCGGCGGTTCACTGAGGCTGAAGCCAAAAGCACGGGGACAACCGTAACCGAGGCGCACTATTTGATGAGCATGGTGGTTAGAGGGTAG